In Pectobacterium aroidearum, the following are encoded in one genomic region:
- the citX gene encoding citrate lyase holo-[acyl-carrier protein] synthase, with translation MTNAVSISLETLLAAKECRAVRQQEWLTRHGATLVSLTLVTPGPVKDSEGYRQVMAEAIKAFTFLCQARGWMVLEQQTFWLATGAEALWAITKDALSVKAATIALEDNHELGRLWDFDIFSPEEGSIGRSMLAHSGRSCLLCNQMAHACSRSRRHSLSELLEHIEDKVNAYFTPA, from the coding sequence ATGACAAATGCTGTTTCCATTTCGCTGGAAACCTTACTCGCGGCAAAGGAATGCCGCGCAGTTCGCCAGCAAGAATGGCTCACTCGGCACGGTGCGACGCTGGTGTCGTTGACGCTGGTTACGCCGGGGCCAGTAAAAGATAGCGAAGGCTATCGACAGGTGATGGCCGAAGCGATCAAAGCATTCACGTTTCTGTGTCAGGCAAGAGGTTGGATGGTGCTGGAACAGCAGACATTCTGGTTGGCAACCGGAGCGGAAGCGCTGTGGGCCATCACCAAAGATGCGCTGTCGGTGAAAGCGGCGACTATTGCGCTGGAAGATAACCACGAACTGGGGCGGCTATGGGATTTCGACATCTTCAGCCCGGAAGAGGGATCGATTGGTCGGTCGATGCTGGCGCACAGCGGACGCTCCTGCCTCTTGTGCAATCAGATGGCACACGCCTGTAGCCGTTCACGTCGCCATTCGTTATCTGAATTGCTTGAGCACATTGAGGACAAGGTCAATGCCTACTTTACGCCAGCCTGA
- the citF gene encoding citrate lyase subunit alpha has product MSHFIEALQKQYPEKRHLQAFVNANQNTPWLNDVAQKHERKLCADLEDAIRHSGLKDGMTISFHHHFREGDKVINLVIDTLARMGFRDLTLASSSLMSCNAPLIEHIKAGVISRIYTSGMRGKLADAISHGLMKEPVQIHSHGGRVHLLQSGELNIDVAFLGVPCSDEFGNANGTVGKSSCGSLGYAMVDAQFARKVVLLTESLVPFPNMPASIVQDQVDYIVQVDEVGDPAKISVGAARVTSNPRELLIARSAADVIEHAGYFKNGFSIQTGSGAASTACTRFLEDKMRQQNIVARFALGGITGGIVDLHEKGLIEKLIDTQCFDANAAASLAKNPGHVEISTNVYANPSSKAACCDRLDMVILSALEIDTDFNVNVITGSDGVMRGASGGHCDVATAANLTIVVAPLIRSRIPTVVRQVTTRVTPGESIDVLVTDHGIAVNPARPEVAERLKQAGLTVMTIEALYQRAIELVGEPRAIEFHDRIVGVIRYRDGSVIDVVRQVKEADE; this is encoded by the coding sequence ATGAGTCATTTTATTGAAGCACTGCAAAAGCAGTACCCGGAAAAACGTCATCTGCAAGCTTTCGTCAACGCGAATCAAAATACACCGTGGCTGAATGATGTTGCCCAAAAGCATGAGCGCAAACTGTGTGCCGATCTGGAAGACGCGATTCGTCACAGCGGCCTGAAAGATGGAATGACGATCTCTTTCCACCACCATTTCCGCGAAGGCGATAAAGTAATTAATCTAGTGATTGATACACTGGCACGCATGGGCTTTCGCGACCTGACGCTGGCATCCAGCTCACTGATGAGCTGTAACGCACCGCTGATTGAACATATCAAGGCAGGTGTGATCAGCCGGATTTACACCTCTGGGATGCGCGGCAAGCTGGCCGACGCCATTTCCCACGGACTCATGAAAGAACCGGTACAAATCCATTCCCACGGCGGTCGTGTCCATTTGCTGCAAAGCGGTGAACTGAATATCGATGTCGCTTTTCTGGGCGTACCGTGCAGTGATGAATTTGGTAACGCCAACGGTACTGTCGGGAAATCCAGCTGTGGCTCGCTGGGCTATGCGATGGTCGATGCGCAGTTTGCCCGTAAAGTGGTACTGCTGACCGAAAGTCTGGTGCCGTTCCCCAATATGCCTGCCAGCATCGTGCAGGATCAGGTGGACTATATCGTTCAGGTTGATGAAGTCGGCGATCCGGCCAAAATCAGCGTGGGCGCGGCGCGCGTCACCAGCAATCCGCGTGAGCTGTTGATTGCCCGTTCTGCGGCGGATGTGATTGAACATGCCGGCTATTTCAAAAATGGTTTTTCTATCCAGACCGGCTCCGGTGCGGCCTCTACGGCCTGTACGCGTTTCCTCGAAGATAAAATGCGTCAGCAGAACATTGTGGCGCGTTTTGCCCTCGGCGGTATCACCGGTGGCATTGTCGATCTGCATGAAAAAGGGCTGATCGAAAAACTGATCGATACGCAATGTTTTGATGCCAATGCGGCGGCGTCACTGGCGAAGAATCCAGGCCATGTCGAGATTTCCACTAACGTTTACGCCAACCCAAGCTCTAAAGCGGCCTGCTGCGATCGGTTGGATATGGTGATTCTCAGCGCGCTGGAAATTGACACCGATTTTAATGTCAACGTGATTACCGGCTCCGACGGTGTGATGCGTGGGGCGTCCGGTGGACACTGTGACGTCGCGACAGCCGCGAACCTGACCATTGTCGTGGCACCGCTGATCCGCAGCCGTATTCCGACCGTAGTGCGTCAGGTGACGACGCGGGTTACGCCGGGAGAAAGCATTGACGTACTGGTGACCGATCACGGCATTGCCGTAAACCCGGCGCGTCCTGAAGTTGCTGAACGTTTGAAACAGGCGGGGCTGACGGTGATGACGATTGAAGCGTTGTATCAGCGTGCGATTGAGTTGGTTGGTGAACCACGCGCTATCGAGTTTCATGACCGCATCGTCGGCGTCATTCGCTATCGCGATGGCAGCGTGATTGACGTCGTTCGTCAGGTGAAAGAAGCCGACGAATAA
- the citE gene encoding citrate (pro-3S)-lyase subunit beta, which produces MNKLRRSMLFLPGANAAMLSNAFIYKPDSIMFDLEDAVSLREKDTARLLVFHALQHPMYRDIETVVRINQLSTPFGLLDLEAAVRGGADVIRLPKTDSTDDVDELEHHLVRIEKACGREVGSTRIMAAIESAVGVINAVAIARSSERMIGIALAAFDYVMDMQTERGDGTELFYARCAVLHAARAAGIDAFDVVYPNVNDDAGFLKEVDLIRKLGFNGKSLINPRQIELLHNAYAPTQDEVDYSHLVIKAAEEGERAGLGVISLNGKMIDGPIIDHARRVLERAQASGVRK; this is translated from the coding sequence ATGAATAAACTTCGCCGCAGTATGCTGTTCCTCCCCGGCGCTAACGCCGCCATGCTGTCCAATGCATTTATCTATAAGCCTGACTCCATCATGTTCGATCTGGAAGATGCGGTTTCCCTGCGGGAGAAAGATACCGCACGCCTGCTGGTTTTCCATGCGCTCCAACACCCGATGTACCGTGATATTGAAACCGTGGTGCGTATCAACCAGCTCAGTACGCCGTTTGGTTTGCTGGATCTTGAAGCGGCGGTGCGCGGCGGTGCCGATGTGATCCGCCTGCCGAAAACGGACTCCACCGATGATGTAGATGAACTGGAACATCATCTGGTTCGTATCGAAAAAGCCTGCGGCCGTGAAGTAGGTTCTACGCGCATCATGGCAGCGATTGAGTCTGCGGTTGGCGTCATTAACGCGGTCGCGATTGCACGTTCTTCCGAGCGCATGATCGGGATTGCGCTGGCGGCGTTTGACTACGTGATGGATATGCAAACAGAGCGCGGCGATGGCACGGAGCTGTTTTATGCCCGCTGCGCGGTGCTGCATGCGGCTCGCGCTGCCGGTATCGACGCCTTCGACGTGGTCTATCCCAACGTCAATGACGATGCAGGTTTCCTGAAAGAGGTCGATCTGATCCGTAAGCTGGGCTTCAACGGTAAATCCCTGATTAACCCGCGCCAGATTGAGCTGTTACACAACGCCTATGCGCCTACGCAGGATGAAGTGGACTATTCCCATCTGGTGATCAAAGCCGCCGAAGAGGGGGAGCGTGCTGGTTTGGGCGTTATTTCCCTGAATGGAAAAATGATCGACGGGCCGATTATCGACCACGCCAGAAGAGTGCTGGAACGTGCTCAGGCCTCCGGCGTTCGCAAATAG
- the citD gene encoding citrate lyase acyl carrier protein → MKIVKESLAGTFESSDLLVKVAPADGKLTVVINSEVMKQFGHQIKQVVNETLEALGVQEGTIIVDDKGALDCVIRARVQSAVLRATDGQQIEWETL, encoded by the coding sequence ATGAAGATTGTTAAGGAGTCCCTGGCGGGCACCTTTGAATCCAGCGATCTGCTGGTCAAAGTGGCTCCGGCAGACGGGAAACTCACCGTGGTTATCAACAGTGAAGTCATGAAGCAGTTCGGCCACCAAATCAAACAGGTTGTGAATGAGACGCTGGAGGCGCTAGGCGTACAAGAAGGGACAATCATTGTGGATGACAAAGGCGCACTGGATTGTGTCATCCGTGCCCGCGTGCAAAGCGCGGTGCTGCGCGCGACAGACGGACAGCAGATTGAATGGGAGACATTATAA
- the citC gene encoding [citrate (pro-3S)-lyase] ligase: MYANDSVFFDTLDVRLREQERGAVRQFLAHCQLGMDDDIDIVVVGKLGGRLIACAGLASNTIKCVAVDPEFRHLNLGVQVVNEVMQQAAQRGHFHLFLYTRPENVDIFRGCGFYPLACYQDSAVLMENTPIGIQQYCQSLAAFAQPETLATRTDKKIGAIVMNANPFTLGHRYLAEHAAQSCDWLHVFVVREDVSFFPFSERLEMVQRGVEHIRNITVHAGSNYMISKATFPGYFLKEEKLITRAHAALDLIIFRKYIAPALGITQRFVGTEPFCPVTNQYNQDMHYWLEKDQTLSSPALSVVEIERKRQTSGLAISASEVRKLLKLRQYSRIQDIVPVSTFEHLQHYYEPEYA; encoded by the coding sequence ATGTATGCCAATGATTCCGTCTTTTTTGACACGCTGGATGTGCGCCTTCGGGAGCAGGAGAGGGGCGCGGTACGTCAATTCCTTGCACACTGTCAGCTCGGCATGGATGACGATATTGACATCGTTGTGGTTGGCAAACTGGGCGGGCGGCTGATCGCCTGCGCAGGGCTGGCTTCCAACACCATTAAGTGCGTTGCGGTCGATCCTGAATTCAGGCACCTCAATCTGGGCGTGCAGGTGGTGAATGAAGTGATGCAGCAGGCAGCACAGCGCGGCCATTTCCACCTGTTTCTTTATACCCGCCCGGAAAATGTCGACATCTTCCGTGGATGTGGTTTCTATCCGCTGGCGTGTTATCAGGACAGCGCAGTACTGATGGAAAACACGCCGATTGGCATTCAGCAGTATTGCCAGTCTTTAGCCGCCTTCGCGCAGCCTGAAACGCTTGCGACGCGGACAGATAAGAAGATCGGCGCGATTGTCATGAATGCGAATCCTTTCACATTGGGGCACCGCTATCTGGCGGAACACGCGGCGCAGTCGTGCGACTGGCTGCATGTATTCGTGGTACGGGAAGATGTTTCTTTTTTCCCTTTCAGCGAGCGTCTGGAGATGGTGCAGCGTGGCGTGGAGCACATCCGCAATATCACTGTGCACGCTGGCTCGAACTACATGATCTCTAAAGCGACGTTCCCCGGTTATTTCCTGAAAGAAGAGAAGCTCATCACTCGCGCCCATGCGGCGCTGGATTTAATCATTTTCAGGAAATATATCGCGCCAGCGCTCGGGATCACCCAGCGTTTCGTTGGCACCGAACCCTTTTGCCCGGTGACGAATCAGTACAACCAGGACATGCACTACTGGCTGGAGAAAGACCAGACGTTGTCTTCCCCCGCATTAAGCGTGGTTGAAATTGAACGTAAACGGCAAACCTCAGGACTGGCCATTTCCGCTTCAGAAGTCAGGAAATTACTCAAACTTCGGCAGTACAGCCGTATTCAGGACATCGTGCCAGTCTCAACCTTTGAGCATCTACAGCACTACTACGAACCCGAATACGCGTAA
- a CDS encoding fumarylacetoacetate hydrolase family protein — translation MKLASYRYNGKDSYGIYTPTGLIDLGSKIGHRYPDLKALLAQNALPVAHEFSMNTSDIAVADVTFLPVITAPGKILCVGMNYAAKRQEFNELNPAPTLFVRFADSQTGHATPVIKPHYSSEFDYEGELAVIIGKGGQNISQDVALSHVAGYSCYMDGSARDWQHSWFTAGKNWQKTGAFGPYLTTTDEIPDPHVLAIRTYLNGRMVQDDNTSSMIHKVAELIEYISTFTELSAGDVIITGSPGGVGKKRNPPLFMNAGDCIEVEIENIGHLRNTIVDAAAPLKSTLTAAEAAAH, via the coding sequence ATGAAACTTGCAAGCTATCGTTATAACGGTAAGGACAGTTACGGCATTTATACGCCAACGGGATTAATCGATCTCGGCAGTAAAATTGGTCACCGTTACCCCGATCTGAAAGCATTACTCGCGCAGAATGCACTACCTGTTGCGCATGAATTCAGTATGAATACGTCGGATATTGCGGTCGCCGATGTGACATTTCTACCGGTTATTACCGCACCAGGGAAAATACTGTGCGTAGGAATGAATTATGCCGCTAAACGTCAGGAATTTAATGAGCTGAATCCTGCGCCAACGTTATTTGTGCGGTTTGCGGATTCGCAAACCGGACACGCGACGCCGGTTATTAAACCGCATTATTCCAGCGAATTCGATTATGAAGGCGAACTGGCGGTCATTATCGGTAAAGGTGGGCAGAATATTTCTCAGGATGTCGCGCTTTCTCATGTTGCTGGTTACAGCTGCTACATGGACGGCTCTGCGCGTGACTGGCAGCACAGTTGGTTTACCGCAGGCAAGAACTGGCAGAAAACCGGGGCGTTCGGCCCTTATCTGACCACCACGGATGAAATTCCCGATCCGCATGTACTGGCAATCCGCACGTATCTGAATGGCCGCATGGTGCAGGACGACAATACCAGCAGCATGATCCACAAAGTGGCTGAATTGATTGAATACATCAGCACCTTCACTGAACTGAGTGCGGGCGACGTGATCATCACCGGTTCACCGGGCGGCGTGGGGAAAAAACGCAATCCGCCGCTGTTTATGAACGCTGGTGACTGTATTGAAGTGGAAATCGAAAACATCGGTCATTTACGCAACACGATAGTGGATGCCGCTGCGCCGTTGAAATCGACGCTGACTGCCGCTGAAGCTGCCGCGCACTGA
- a CDS encoding 2-hydroxycarboxylate transporter family protein — MSTTDDSYIVVNNEAAGKVSLKEKWWHILDTYKVGIIPVPLFVLAGVLIGIDCLNGKLPSDIVVMVATLAFFGFACGEFGKRLPIIGKMGAAAICATFIPSAMVHYGLLPDVVVESTTKFYKSTNILYLYICCIIVGSIMSMNRQTLIQGFLRIFFPMLCGEVAGMLVGMGVGIALGLDPFQIFFFLILPIMAGGVGEGAIPLSIGYATILHMDQGVALGRVLPIVMLGSLTAIIIAGVLNQLGKRYPHLTGEGELMPNKGNNLGNGESSAPASAFSGKADVTTIASGALLAILLYMIGMLGHKVIGLPAPVGMLFAAVLVKLAHGVSPKMLEGSQVVYKFFQTSVTYPILFAVGVAITPWQELVNAFTIQNLLVIISTVVTLVATGFFVGKKIGMHPIDVAIISCCQSGQGGTGDVAILTAGNRMVLMPFAQIATRIGGAINVSISLLVLANFLV, encoded by the coding sequence ATGAGTACGACTGATGATTCATATATTGTTGTAAATAATGAGGCGGCTGGGAAGGTCTCATTAAAGGAAAAATGGTGGCACATTCTGGATACCTATAAAGTAGGTATTATTCCGGTGCCGCTTTTTGTGCTGGCGGGGGTATTAATTGGTATCGACTGCCTGAATGGTAAGTTGCCGAGCGACATCGTTGTGATGGTGGCGACGCTGGCATTCTTTGGATTTGCCTGTGGTGAATTTGGCAAGCGTCTGCCAATTATCGGCAAGATGGGGGCAGCGGCAATCTGTGCGACTTTCATTCCTTCGGCGATGGTGCATTATGGCCTGCTGCCGGACGTTGTTGTTGAATCCACGACCAAGTTCTACAAAAGTACCAACATCCTATATCTCTACATCTGCTGCATCATTGTCGGCAGTATTATGAGCATGAATCGACAGACGCTGATTCAGGGCTTCCTGCGTATTTTCTTCCCTATGCTGTGCGGTGAAGTTGCCGGGATGCTGGTGGGCATGGGCGTAGGTATTGCGCTGGGTCTGGATCCGTTCCAAATCTTCTTCTTCCTGATTCTGCCGATTATGGCGGGTGGGGTAGGTGAAGGTGCCATTCCGCTGTCTATCGGCTATGCCACGATTCTGCACATGGATCAGGGGGTAGCACTGGGCCGCGTCTTGCCGATCGTGATGCTGGGTAGCCTGACCGCCATCATCATTGCCGGTGTGCTGAATCAGTTGGGTAAACGCTATCCACACCTGACTGGCGAAGGCGAACTGATGCCAAATAAAGGCAACAATCTGGGCAACGGTGAAAGCAGTGCCCCTGCTTCTGCCTTTAGCGGTAAAGCCGATGTGACGACCATTGCCTCTGGCGCGCTGCTGGCCATCCTGCTGTATATGATCGGTATGCTTGGCCACAAAGTCATTGGCCTGCCTGCGCCAGTCGGCATGCTGTTTGCCGCTGTGCTGGTGAAGTTGGCTCACGGCGTTTCACCGAAAATGCTGGAAGGCTCTCAGGTGGTTTATAAATTCTTCCAGACCTCCGTGACGTACCCGATTCTGTTTGCCGTTGGCGTGGCGATTACACCGTGGCAGGAACTGGTGAACGCTTTCACGATTCAAAACCTGCTGGTGATTATTTCTACCGTAGTCACGCTGGTCGCGACGGGCTTCTTTGTGGGTAAAAAGATCGGTATGCACCCGATTGATGTTGCCATTATTTCCTGCTGCCAGAGCGGACAGGGCGGTACCGGTGACGTCGCGATTCTGACGGCGGGTAACCGTATGGTGCTGATGCCCTTCGCGCAGATTGCCACACGTATCGGCGGTGCCATTAACGTTTCGATTTCACTACTGGTACTCGCCAACTTTTTAGTCTGA